Proteins encoded by one window of Portunus trituberculatus isolate SZX2019 chromosome 27, ASM1759143v1, whole genome shotgun sequence:
- the LOC123509497 gene encoding uncharacterized protein LOC123509497 isoform X1, which translates to MRRRLRRRQQGRPGGGGCRAACLAQCGFGTMSECTAPRCLHQKRHIRRELLRWSRNTTLLLGLERVLEELMGESAFLKVRSDLYPSPGGERSPRPIPDTALPQDWDPTAPCFVCLGTSHASTQAEWSPREGATPSTSVADSPGDSAFSPPPPTTHPQQPEEAAEATLDLSTPRQSSTPTSTSGGCVPPLPVCPEGRSVAVGPVAGLTSELGPRLPIGLYTANLPPHLLPWILSSHLHHLARVHQAPEEMCEDRDQQPLDLSAKSHVESVKREGGVSSSTPPPTNPLFPSYERVVHHTVTLETKINSTRGRRRGDLSKRSYTEEELQAALRDIQSGKLGTRRAAVIYGIPRSTLRNKVYKLAMERDRNKKLVEQSNDTMQTDAPNFSQRYNGRSTAGGGGGGGGTVDEEAKASPESIRSLLQSKMVEKLEEISRKSGGMSDSRPAVEAALKHLLDNIPKLALNKDNVQASTEVLNSISFIPQLNDFVKKIAEDRYNEELQRSKLRLNGSVEIHAINGLKNDPCDLSVPSYSPSCNGLLKAESDTTASDSNHSSQPLISSLSSPNLKEMIAQMIGQKLGCEVPTGKDTPAASNSQLLPPTSSARELQTKAGADKQDQVKKTQVSSTTTGGKGSRPKRGKYRNYDRDNLLKAVQAVQSGEMSVHRAGSFYGVPHSTLEYKVKERHLSRGKNKKDNSSPSVSASSSASTCTQAVDRGRRDTGRSIRTPADTTVSHLEVARTPGDSTTIQADTTSTIDLTGDDNSQGGESSGILPAVKKARMENEASPYSTFPPLSSTSLSSPPVSATSLSSSPLLTSPFSIWNGTTLVPPFLSRYQQDPFYASQMIRRFQEAAVKSHTSNPGSLEREPSPVNSQDTPATQPYQGSVLDALLRGKAAVTRTPTTTTTTTAVRPAVITTSSTSTSTSTSPLPSAETSWQVSSSLLSLTKGLVMEQQQGEDTGVSPLAQTSGVMAFNPLYSLPTLASRTSLASALQKRASPSDTLRDSSSPEVDIVPLPLVKEGRHPTPVAADQP; encoded by the exons GTTTGGAACGCGTGCTGGAAGAGCTGATGGGAGAGTCCGCATTTCTTAAAGTGCGTTCCGACTTGTATCCGAGTCCTGGGGGCGAGCGCAGCCCCCGCCCCATCCCTGACACCGCCCTACCACAAGACTGGGACCCTACCGCCCCCTGCTTCGTCTGCCTGGGCACCAGTCATGCCTCCACACAG GCCGAGTGGTCCCCGCGAGAGGGCGCCACACCCAGCACAAGTGTAGCAGACTCGCCGGGGGACTCTGCTTTCTCGCCACCGCCGCCCACCACTCATCCGCAGCAGCCCGAGGAAGCCGCCGAGGCCACGCTTGACCTGTCTACCCCACGCCAGTCCTCCACACCCACGTCCACCTCGGGGGGCTGTGTGCCGCCGCTCCCAGTCTGTCCCGAGGGGAGGAGCGTGGCGGTAGGGCCGGTGGCGGGCCTCACCTCGGAGCTGGGGCCGCGCCTGCCCATCGGTCTGTATACCGCCAACTTGCCGCCACACCTGCTGCCATGGATCCTCTCATCACACCTGCATCACCTGGCCAGGGTGCACCAG GCCCCAGAGGAGATGTGCGAGGACAGAGACCAGCAGCCCCTGGACCTCAGTGCCAAGTCCCACGTGGAGAGTGTCAAGAGGGAGGGTGGAGTCTCGTCCAGCACCCCTCCTCCCACCAACCCACTCTTCCCCTCTTACGAGAGAGTCGTGCACCACACCGTCACCCTTGAAACCAAAATTAATTCTACTAG AGGTCGGCGGCGAGGTGACCTAAGCAAGCGGTCGTACACGGAGGAGGAACTGCAGGCAGCGTTGAGGGACATTCAGAGTGGCAAGTTGGGCACGCGGAGAGCAGCTGTCATCTATGGCATCCCACGCTCCACACTCCGCAATAAG GTGTACAAACTCGCCATGGAGCGGGACAGAAACAAGAAGCTGGTGGAGCAGAGTAATGACACGATGCAGACCGACGCTCCAAATTTCTCGCAGCGCTATAACGGGCGCAGCACGGCaggcggcggaggcggcggaggcggcACGGTGGACGAGGAGGCGAAGGCTTCCCCGGAGAGCATCAGAAGTTTGCTGCAGAGCAAGATGGTGGAGAAGCTGGAGGAGATCAGCCGCAAGAGTGGCGGTATGAGTGACTCGCGGCCGGCAGTGGAGGCGGCCCTGAAGCACCTCCTGGACAACATTCCCAAGCTGGCCCTCAACAAGGACAACGTGCAGGCGTCCACTGAGGTGCTCAATAGCATCTCCTTCATCCCGCAGTTGAATGATTTTGTCAAGAAAATAGCAGAAGACCGATACAACGAAGAACTACAAAGAAGTAAATTGAGATTAAATGGATCAGTTGAAATCCACGCCATCAACGGTCTTAAGAATGACCCATGTGACCTTAGCGTACCGTCCTACTCTCCATCCTGCAACGGCCTCCTCAAGGCAGAGTCTGACACCACCGCCTCAGACTCCAACCATTCTAGTcagcctctcatctcctctctatCCAGTCCTAATCTCAAAGAAATGATCGCGCAGATGATTGGCCAGAAACTGGGCTGTGAAGTGCCCACTGGTAAGGACACACCGGCAGCCAGCAACTCCCAACTGCTTCCGCCCACGTCCTCTGCCAGGGAGCTGCAGACCAAGGCTGGAGCCGACAAACAGGATCAGGTGAAGAAGACACAAGTTTCGTCGACCACAACAGGAGGTAAAGGCTCGCGAcccaagagaggaaagtatcGCAATTATGATCGTGACAACCTGCTAAAGGCGGTGCAGGCGGTGCAGAGCGGCGAGATGAGCGTACACAGAGCAGGCAGCTTCTACGGTGTGCCGCACTCTACACTGGAGtacaaggtgaaggagagacacCTAAGCCGCGGTAAGAATAAGAAGGACAATTCTTCTCCATccgtctccgcctcctcctccgcctccacctGCACGCAGGCGGTGGACCGAGGCAGGAGGGACACTGGTAGATCAATTAGGACACCGGCAGACACTACTGTGAGTCACCTGGAGGTGGCCAGGACTCCCGGggacagcaccaccatccaagCAGACACTACATCCACCATTGATCTCACGGGTGATGACAACTCCCAGGGCGGCGAGAGCTCGGGAATCTTGCCCGCAGTGAAAAAAGCTCGCATGGAAAATGAAGCTTCGCCttactccacctttcctcctctctcctcaacaTCCTTGTCTTCCCCACCTGTCTCCGCtacgtccctctcctcctcgcccCTGCTGACCAGCCCCTTCTCCATCTGGAATGGCACTACCTTagtgcctcccttcctctccaggTACCAGCAAGATCCCTTCTACGCTTCCCAAATGATCCGTAGGTTCCAAGAGGCTGCCGTCAAGAGCCATACCTCCAACCCTGGAAGTCTGGAGCGTGAACCTTCCCCTGTCAACTCCCAAGACACCCCTGCAACCCAGCCTTACCAGGGCAGCGTGCTGGACGCTCTGCTGAGGGGCAAGGCTGCCGTCACGcgcacgcccaccaccaccaccaccaccaccgctgttcGGCCTGCCGTCATCACCactagcagcaccagcaccagcaccagcaccagcccgCTCCCCAGTGCTGAGACCTCTTGGCAGGTCTCCTCTAGTCTGCTGAGTCTGACGAAGGGCCTGGTGATGGAGCAGCAGCAAGGAGAGGATACCGGGGTGTCGCCTCTTGCACAAACCTCAGGAGTGATGGCCTTCAACCCCCTGTATTCCCTACCCACTCTCGCTTCCCGCACCTCCCTGGCCTCCGCTCTGCAGAAGCGCGCCTCGCCCAGCGACACCCTGAGAGACTCGTCCAGCCCTGAAGTAGACATCGTGCCATTGCCTCTCGTTAAAGAGGGGCGGCATCCCACGCCCGTGGCTGCTGATCAGCCCTGA
- the LOC123509497 gene encoding mucin-5AC-like isoform X2, with translation MGESAFLKVRSDLYPSPGGERSPRPIPDTALPQDWDPTAPCFVCLGTSHASTQAEWSPREGATPSTSVADSPGDSAFSPPPPTTHPQQPEEAAEATLDLSTPRQSSTPTSTSGGCVPPLPVCPEGRSVAVGPVAGLTSELGPRLPIGLYTANLPPHLLPWILSSHLHHLARVHQAPEEMCEDRDQQPLDLSAKSHVESVKREGGVSSSTPPPTNPLFPSYERVVHHTVTLETKINSTRGRRRGDLSKRSYTEEELQAALRDIQSGKLGTRRAAVIYGIPRSTLRNKVYKLAMERDRNKKLVEQSNDTMQTDAPNFSQRYNGRSTAGGGGGGGGTVDEEAKASPESIRSLLQSKMVEKLEEISRKSGGMSDSRPAVEAALKHLLDNIPKLALNKDNVQASTEVLNSISFIPQLNDFVKKIAEDRYNEELQRSKLRLNGSVEIHAINGLKNDPCDLSVPSYSPSCNGLLKAESDTTASDSNHSSQPLISSLSSPNLKEMIAQMIGQKLGCEVPTGKDTPAASNSQLLPPTSSARELQTKAGADKQDQVKKTQVSSTTTGGKGSRPKRGKYRNYDRDNLLKAVQAVQSGEMSVHRAGSFYGVPHSTLEYKVKERHLSRGKNKKDNSSPSVSASSSASTCTQAVDRGRRDTGRSIRTPADTTVSHLEVARTPGDSTTIQADTTSTIDLTGDDNSQGGESSGILPAVKKARMENEASPYSTFPPLSSTSLSSPPVSATSLSSSPLLTSPFSIWNGTTLVPPFLSRYQQDPFYASQMIRRFQEAAVKSHTSNPGSLEREPSPVNSQDTPATQPYQGSVLDALLRGKAAVTRTPTTTTTTTAVRPAVITTSSTSTSTSTSPLPSAETSWQVSSSLLSLTKGLVMEQQQGEDTGVSPLAQTSGVMAFNPLYSLPTLASRTSLASALQKRASPSDTLRDSSSPEVDIVPLPLVKEGRHPTPVAADQP, from the exons ATGGGAGAGTCCGCATTTCTTAAAGTGCGTTCCGACTTGTATCCGAGTCCTGGGGGCGAGCGCAGCCCCCGCCCCATCCCTGACACCGCCCTACCACAAGACTGGGACCCTACCGCCCCCTGCTTCGTCTGCCTGGGCACCAGTCATGCCTCCACACAG GCCGAGTGGTCCCCGCGAGAGGGCGCCACACCCAGCACAAGTGTAGCAGACTCGCCGGGGGACTCTGCTTTCTCGCCACCGCCGCCCACCACTCATCCGCAGCAGCCCGAGGAAGCCGCCGAGGCCACGCTTGACCTGTCTACCCCACGCCAGTCCTCCACACCCACGTCCACCTCGGGGGGCTGTGTGCCGCCGCTCCCAGTCTGTCCCGAGGGGAGGAGCGTGGCGGTAGGGCCGGTGGCGGGCCTCACCTCGGAGCTGGGGCCGCGCCTGCCCATCGGTCTGTATACCGCCAACTTGCCGCCACACCTGCTGCCATGGATCCTCTCATCACACCTGCATCACCTGGCCAGGGTGCACCAG GCCCCAGAGGAGATGTGCGAGGACAGAGACCAGCAGCCCCTGGACCTCAGTGCCAAGTCCCACGTGGAGAGTGTCAAGAGGGAGGGTGGAGTCTCGTCCAGCACCCCTCCTCCCACCAACCCACTCTTCCCCTCTTACGAGAGAGTCGTGCACCACACCGTCACCCTTGAAACCAAAATTAATTCTACTAG AGGTCGGCGGCGAGGTGACCTAAGCAAGCGGTCGTACACGGAGGAGGAACTGCAGGCAGCGTTGAGGGACATTCAGAGTGGCAAGTTGGGCACGCGGAGAGCAGCTGTCATCTATGGCATCCCACGCTCCACACTCCGCAATAAG GTGTACAAACTCGCCATGGAGCGGGACAGAAACAAGAAGCTGGTGGAGCAGAGTAATGACACGATGCAGACCGACGCTCCAAATTTCTCGCAGCGCTATAACGGGCGCAGCACGGCaggcggcggaggcggcggaggcggcACGGTGGACGAGGAGGCGAAGGCTTCCCCGGAGAGCATCAGAAGTTTGCTGCAGAGCAAGATGGTGGAGAAGCTGGAGGAGATCAGCCGCAAGAGTGGCGGTATGAGTGACTCGCGGCCGGCAGTGGAGGCGGCCCTGAAGCACCTCCTGGACAACATTCCCAAGCTGGCCCTCAACAAGGACAACGTGCAGGCGTCCACTGAGGTGCTCAATAGCATCTCCTTCATCCCGCAGTTGAATGATTTTGTCAAGAAAATAGCAGAAGACCGATACAACGAAGAACTACAAAGAAGTAAATTGAGATTAAATGGATCAGTTGAAATCCACGCCATCAACGGTCTTAAGAATGACCCATGTGACCTTAGCGTACCGTCCTACTCTCCATCCTGCAACGGCCTCCTCAAGGCAGAGTCTGACACCACCGCCTCAGACTCCAACCATTCTAGTcagcctctcatctcctctctatCCAGTCCTAATCTCAAAGAAATGATCGCGCAGATGATTGGCCAGAAACTGGGCTGTGAAGTGCCCACTGGTAAGGACACACCGGCAGCCAGCAACTCCCAACTGCTTCCGCCCACGTCCTCTGCCAGGGAGCTGCAGACCAAGGCTGGAGCCGACAAACAGGATCAGGTGAAGAAGACACAAGTTTCGTCGACCACAACAGGAGGTAAAGGCTCGCGAcccaagagaggaaagtatcGCAATTATGATCGTGACAACCTGCTAAAGGCGGTGCAGGCGGTGCAGAGCGGCGAGATGAGCGTACACAGAGCAGGCAGCTTCTACGGTGTGCCGCACTCTACACTGGAGtacaaggtgaaggagagacacCTAAGCCGCGGTAAGAATAAGAAGGACAATTCTTCTCCATccgtctccgcctcctcctccgcctccacctGCACGCAGGCGGTGGACCGAGGCAGGAGGGACACTGGTAGATCAATTAGGACACCGGCAGACACTACTGTGAGTCACCTGGAGGTGGCCAGGACTCCCGGggacagcaccaccatccaagCAGACACTACATCCACCATTGATCTCACGGGTGATGACAACTCCCAGGGCGGCGAGAGCTCGGGAATCTTGCCCGCAGTGAAAAAAGCTCGCATGGAAAATGAAGCTTCGCCttactccacctttcctcctctctcctcaacaTCCTTGTCTTCCCCACCTGTCTCCGCtacgtccctctcctcctcgcccCTGCTGACCAGCCCCTTCTCCATCTGGAATGGCACTACCTTagtgcctcccttcctctccaggTACCAGCAAGATCCCTTCTACGCTTCCCAAATGATCCGTAGGTTCCAAGAGGCTGCCGTCAAGAGCCATACCTCCAACCCTGGAAGTCTGGAGCGTGAACCTTCCCCTGTCAACTCCCAAGACACCCCTGCAACCCAGCCTTACCAGGGCAGCGTGCTGGACGCTCTGCTGAGGGGCAAGGCTGCCGTCACGcgcacgcccaccaccaccaccaccaccaccgctgttcGGCCTGCCGTCATCACCactagcagcaccagcaccagcaccagcaccagcccgCTCCCCAGTGCTGAGACCTCTTGGCAGGTCTCCTCTAGTCTGCTGAGTCTGACGAAGGGCCTGGTGATGGAGCAGCAGCAAGGAGAGGATACCGGGGTGTCGCCTCTTGCACAAACCTCAGGAGTGATGGCCTTCAACCCCCTGTATTCCCTACCCACTCTCGCTTCCCGCACCTCCCTGGCCTCCGCTCTGCAGAAGCGCGCCTCGCCCAGCGACACCCTGAGAGACTCGTCCAGCCCTGAAGTAGACATCGTGCCATTGCCTCTCGTTAAAGAGGGGCGGCATCCCACGCCCGTGGCTGCTGATCAGCCCTGA